A region from the Lemur catta isolate mLemCat1 chromosome 7, mLemCat1.pri, whole genome shotgun sequence genome encodes:
- the TMEM138 gene encoding transmembrane protein 138 isoform X3, which yields MLQTSNYSLVLSLQFLLLSYDLFVNSFSELLRMAPVIQLVLFIIQDIAILFNIIIIFLMFFNTFVFQAGLVNLLFHKFKGTIILTAVYLGLSISLHVWVMNLRWINSNSFVWTDGLQTLFVFQRLAAVLYCYFYKRTAVRLGDPRFYQDSLWLRKEFMQVRR from the exons atgCTCCAGACCAGTAACTACAGCCTGGTGCTCTCCTTGCAGTTCCTGCTGCTGTCCTATGACCTCTTTGTCAATTCCTTCTCTGAGTTACTCCGAATGGCTCCTGTCATCCAGCTGGTGCTTTTCAT CATCCAGGATATTGCAATCCTcttcaacatcatcatcattttccTCATGTTCTTCAACACCTTCGTCTTCCAGGCTGGCCTGGTCAACCTCCTGTTCCATAAGTTCAAAGGGACCATCATCCTAACAGCTGTATACTTAGGCCTCAGCATCTCCCTTCATGTCTGGGTCATG AATTTACGCTGGATAAACTCCAACAGCTTTGTTTGGACAGATGGACTTCAAACACTATTTGTATTCCAGAGACTAG CGGCAGTGCTGTACTGTTACTTCTACAAACGGACAGCTGTGAGACTGGGCGACCCTCGCTTCTACCAGGACTCTTTATGGCTGCGCAAGGAGTTCATGCAAGTCCGAAGGTGA
- the TMEM138 gene encoding transmembrane protein 138 isoform X2 — translation MLQTSNYSLVLSLQFLLLSYDLFVNSFSELLRMAPVIQLVLFIIQDIAILFNIIIIFLMFFNTFVFQAGLVNLLFHKFKGTIILTAVYLGLSISLHVWVMNLRWINSNSFVWTDGLQTLFVFQRLAAVLYCYFYKRTAVRLGDPRFYQDSLWLRKEFMQVRRNRKRRNSSYFIL, via the exons atgCTCCAGACCAGTAACTACAGCCTGGTGCTCTCCTTGCAGTTCCTGCTGCTGTCCTATGACCTCTTTGTCAATTCCTTCTCTGAGTTACTCCGAATGGCTCCTGTCATCCAGCTGGTGCTTTTCAT CATCCAGGATATTGCAATCCTcttcaacatcatcatcattttccTCATGTTCTTCAACACCTTCGTCTTCCAGGCTGGCCTGGTCAACCTCCTGTTCCATAAGTTCAAAGGGACCATCATCCTAACAGCTGTATACTTAGGCCTCAGCATCTCCCTTCATGTCTGGGTCATG AATTTACGCTGGATAAACTCCAACAGCTTTGTTTGGACAGATGGACTTCAAACACTATTTGTATTCCAGAGACTAG CGGCAGTGCTGTACTGTTACTTCTACAAACGGACAGCTGTGAGACTGGGCGACCCTCGCTTCTACCAGGACTCTTTATGGCTGCGCAAGGAGTTCATGCAAGTCCGAAG